A genomic stretch from Schistosoma haematobium chromosome 4, whole genome shotgun sequence includes:
- the ACTR8 gene encoding Actin- protein 8, variant 2 (EggNog:ENOG410V5SQ~COG:U), whose amino-acid sequence MYISLTARERRKRGLPNEHQSTILPNNEQLETEIDVTEQVAPVDKPLPQKPNSFESLPEAVWWSISQCANLIGSQVGSEVIVQTSGLAPGKPSQSSSSVSDELRRRLLGCIILTGGGVAGVNNQIMERWLTEQLTVIAREKQVATTVSSHIPTVEIIHHSEPGDLSWSGARLLLTSDLMNDLWITPVEWNKFGSRALREKVPFPW is encoded by the exons ATGTATATATCTTTGACAGCACGTGAACGTCGTAAACGTGGTTTACCGAATGAACATCAATCAACTATTCTACCTAATAATGAACAACTGGAAACAGAAATAGATGTTACGGAACag GTGGCTCCAGTAGACAAACCCCTTCCACAAAAACCTAACTCCTTTGAATCCCTTCCAGAGGCAGTTTGGTGGAGTATCAGTCAGTGTGCAAACTTAATTGGTTCTCAAGTAGGGTCAGAAGTTATTGTTCAAACCTCTGGTCTTGCACCCGGAAAGCCTTCTCAAAGTTCAAGCTCCGTAAGTGACGAACTACGTCGACGTTTGTTAGGATGTATTATTCTTACTGGTGGAGGGGTAGCTGGtgttaataatcaaataatggAAAGATGGTTGACTGAGCAGCTAACTGTAATAGCACGGGAAAAACAAGTAGCAACAACCGTATCAAGCCACATaccaacagttgaaatcattcATCACTCTGAACCTGGAGACCTCTCTTGGTCTGGTGCTAGGTTGCTACTTACTTCTGACTTGATGAATGACTTGTGGATCACACCAGTCGAATGGAACAAATTTGGTTCGAGAGCTCTTCGTGAAAAAGTACCCTTCCCTTGgtga
- the ACTR8 gene encoding Actin- protein 8, variant 4 (EggNog:ENOG410V5SQ~COG:U) — protein sequence MENSVQCTISLLCQENEKNKLDQEIQSKANESLLNNDCYNITLQWTHKQNQYDISSLHPSTVLLSHILPFACISSCVPPKEIYCTYQVPSLQSSEPDDPFDDMYISLTARERRKRGLPNEHQSTILPNNEQLETEIDVTEQVAPVDKPLPQKPNSFESLPEAVWWSISQCANLIGSQVGSEVIVQTSGLAPGKPSQSSSSVSDELRRRLLGCIILTGGGVAGVNNQIMERWLTEQLTVIAREKQVATTVSSHIPTVEIIHHSEPGDLSWSGARLLLTSDLMNDLWITPVEWNKFGSRALREKVPFPW from the exons ATGGAGAATTCGGTCCAATGTACAATAAGTTTACTATGTCAAGAAAACGAGAAAAATAAGCTCGATCAAGAAATCCAATCGAAAGCTAACGAATCGTTATTAAATAATGATTGTTATAATATAACACTTCAATGGACAcataaacaaaatcaatatgATATTTCATCTCTTCATCCGTCTACAGTTCTATTATCACATATACTTCCATTTGCTTGTATTTCTTCATGTGTTCCACCAAAAGAAATCTATTGTACATATCAAGTACCTTCACTACAATCATCAGAACCGGATGATCCTTTTGATGATATGTATATATCTTTGACAGCACGTGAACGTCGTAAACGTGGTTTACCGAATGAACATCAATCAACTATTCTACCTAATAATGAACAACTGGAAACAGAAATAGATGTTACGGAACag GTGGCTCCAGTAGACAAACCCCTTCCACAAAAACCTAACTCCTTTGAATCCCTTCCAGAGGCAGTTTGGTGGAGTATCAGTCAGTGTGCAAACTTAATTGGTTCTCAAGTAGGGTCAGAAGTTATTGTTCAAACCTCTGGTCTTGCACCCGGAAAGCCTTCTCAAAGTTCAAGCTCCGTAAGTGACGAACTACGTCGACGTTTGTTAGGATGTATTATTCTTACTGGTGGAGGGGTAGCTGGtgttaataatcaaataatggAAAGATGGTTGACTGAGCAGCTAACTGTAATAGCACGGGAAAAACAAGTAGCAACAACCGTATCAAGCCACATaccaacagttgaaatcattcATCACTCTGAACCTGGAGACCTCTCTTGGTCTGGTGCTAGGTTGCTACTTACTTCTGACTTGATGAATGACTTGTGGATCACACCAGTCGAATGGAACAAATTTGGTTCGAGAGCTCTTCGTGAAAAAGTACCCTTCCCTTGgtga